One Sediminicola sp. YIK13 DNA segment encodes these proteins:
- a CDS encoding TlpA family protein disulfide reductase gives MYKSLLFFFLIAGTSLCAQHTISGPFSPSADFKWVMAYQLKPSSQEYVTAGPVKNGNLELVMPKTAEAGLYRMVYAIPTDEFYFDVIYSGKEDIQLAFNTSNGVSFTSSEENGTYLAYLKEINAAEKKLADYYANGQKEKAKFNAIVNDLEQTQYSFETKSEGMIAHNFIKANRPYIPLQQESPEQYELSKKEHFFDELDFNNPILQSSGFLMDKAGTFVFSSASSNLTEFAQEEEVQENLKILNTKIIGVDALFKARLFEKLWLETTKLKMGTSSDLIYNNYLLPLSKTNAQKEIRDITDKIELDNRLRIGAMAPEIRWKDKGTDRKLSDLSGAQNYVVLFWSSTCSHCLKEVPELYTELKDSKKAQVLALGLEDDDISWKAESAKLTGFTHVLGLGKWENEYVYLYNVHQTPTYFVLDAQKRIVAKPSDLDELLSFLKK, from the coding sequence ATGTATAAATCACTTCTATTTTTCTTTTTAATCGCAGGTACAAGCTTATGTGCCCAACATACCATTTCCGGTCCATTTTCACCTTCTGCAGATTTTAAATGGGTAATGGCCTATCAATTAAAACCTAGCAGCCAAGAATATGTGACAGCAGGTCCCGTAAAAAATGGAAATTTGGAGTTGGTAATGCCAAAAACGGCCGAAGCAGGTTTGTATAGAATGGTCTATGCCATACCTACTGATGAATTTTATTTTGATGTGATCTATAGCGGGAAGGAAGATATCCAACTTGCGTTTAATACCTCCAATGGAGTGTCCTTTACATCCTCCGAAGAAAATGGCACCTATCTGGCCTATCTTAAGGAGATAAATGCGGCAGAAAAAAAATTGGCTGATTATTATGCCAATGGACAAAAAGAAAAGGCAAAATTTAATGCGATCGTAAATGATTTAGAACAAACACAATATTCCTTTGAAACTAAATCCGAAGGGATGATCGCCCACAACTTTATCAAAGCCAATAGGCCATACATTCCATTACAACAGGAATCCCCCGAACAATATGAACTATCGAAAAAAGAACACTTTTTTGATGAATTGGATTTTAATAACCCAATCCTGCAAAGTTCAGGTTTTTTAATGGACAAGGCAGGAACCTTTGTTTTTTCATCGGCATCATCAAATTTAACGGAATTTGCGCAGGAGGAAGAAGTACAGGAAAATCTCAAAATTTTAAATACTAAAATTATAGGTGTAGATGCCTTATTTAAAGCAAGACTTTTTGAAAAATTATGGTTGGAGACCACCAAATTAAAAATGGGTACTAGTTCTGATCTTATCTACAACAACTATCTGCTTCCTTTATCCAAAACCAATGCGCAAAAAGAAATACGGGACATAACAGATAAAATTGAGCTCGACAATCGTCTGAGAATAGGAGCCATGGCACCGGAAATTCGTTGGAAAGATAAGGGAACAGACAGAAAACTGAGTGACCTTTCTGGAGCGCAGAACTACGTGGTGCTATTTTGGAGCAGCACCTGTTCCCATTGCTTAAAGGAGGTCCCTGAGTTATATACGGAATTGAAGGATTCTAAAAAAGCACAAGTGTTGGCCTTAGGCTTGGAGGATGACGACATATCATGGAAGGCCGAATCTGCAAAATTGACCGGCTTTACCCATGTCCTTGGCTTGGGAAAATGGGAAAATGAATATGTTTATCTTTATAATGTGCATCAAACCCCTACCTATTTTGTTTTGGACGCCCAAAAAAGAATAGTGGCCAAACCTTCTGATTTGGACGAATTACTATCCTTTTTAAAAAAATAG
- a CDS encoding aspartate kinase, producing MKTISSVVEEYIKKKPFLQSALAQGIINLTSLSRLVRPEIEEELGKDIRNGAIVMALKRLSDDLEFRATHKIIKVLKNIGEITVRSSLTDFTFLVSESILDNQTQLIKEVNKNKDVFYTSSRGVNEMNIVVSNLLDDTVQELFKNEKCTQKATNLSSITVKLPAENVSVPGIYYFIFQRLAWEGIVLFEVISTTNEFTIIVNDEQVDTAFKTIKDLKAL from the coding sequence ATGAAAACAATTTCATCTGTCGTAGAGGAGTATATCAAAAAGAAGCCCTTCCTTCAAAGTGCCCTCGCCCAAGGAATCATCAATCTCACCTCCCTTTCTAGGCTTGTTAGGCCGGAAATAGAAGAAGAATTGGGAAAGGATATCAGGAATGGTGCTATTGTTATGGCTTTAAAAAGGCTTTCTGATGATTTGGAATTTAGGGCAACCCATAAAATAATCAAGGTACTTAAGAATATTGGAGAAATCACCGTGCGTTCTTCCCTCACCGATTTTACTTTTTTGGTTTCAGAATCAATTCTAGACAACCAGACACAATTAATAAAGGAAGTCAACAAAAATAAGGATGTTTTTTACACTTCCTCACGGGGCGTCAATGAAATGAACATTGTGGTCAGCAACCTGTTGGACGATACCGTACAGGAGCTGTTCAAAAATGAAAAATGTACCCAAAAGGCAACCAATCTTTCTTCCATTACCGTTAAATTGCCGGCGGAGAACGTATCCGTACCCGGTATCTATTACTTTATTTTCCAGCGCTTGGCTTGGGAAGGGATTGTATTGTTCGAGGTCATTTCCACCACTAATGAATTTACTATTATAGTGAATGATGAGCAGGTTGATACAGCCTTTAAGACGATTAAGGATTTAAAAGCCCTTTAG
- a CDS encoding YraN family protein codes for MGKHNEFGKVGEQIATDYLIAKGYTIKYRNYRYLKAEIDIVALKGSDLAIIEVKSRSTNFIANIAETVTTKKKQLLVMAADHYVMENDLDVSVRFDIITIFKQQGTFNLEHLEDAFYHF; via the coding sequence ATGGGGAAACATAACGAATTTGGAAAGGTAGGCGAGCAAATTGCAACCGATTATTTGATAGCCAAGGGCTATACCATTAAATACCGCAATTACAGATATTTAAAAGCCGAAATTGATATTGTAGCCTTGAAAGGCTCCGATTTGGCAATCATTGAGGTCAAATCCAGAAGCACCAATTTTATCGCCAATATTGCGGAAACGGTAACTACAAAAAAGAAGCAATTGCTGGTTATGGCCGCTGACCACTATGTGATGGAAAATGATCTGGATGTTTCAGTACGTTTCGACATCATTACCATTTTTAAACAACAAGGCACCTTTAATTTGGAGCATCTTGAGGATGCTTTTTATCATTTTTAA
- a CDS encoding DUF1800 domain-containing protein, whose amino-acid sequence MNLDNNATNTMEFFINCNTSSLATYTAPLDKMKAAHLYRRLGFSASFQTIDQAVGQSATALVDSLINEAVNMTPLTAPTWADWNNSNYPEDDDARRALRNSQIGEWKLAYANGLIDNNLRDRLSFFWSNHFVTELDVYDCNSFLYYYTDCLQRNAIGNFKTFVHEIGLTNAMLFYLDGAYNNSNRPNENYARELYELFSLGEGNGYSEQDIIETARALTGYVERGEIGCTPVTFDPTKHDTGSKTILGQTGNWGYDDVINILFQERPNEIARYICTKLYEFFVHPDSNDDAGNAQTIIDGMATTMVSSNFEIAPVLSQLFKSQHFFDDEAIGVIIKSPYDLFLNLLKETGFFYDDSVMSQIIETTRMLSQELFDPVDVAGWQRDRSWINTNFMIGRWLSLEFMFDGFYGYNAEQFRAFAVAAVGPGNSGTSNPRIVVEAIVNKLTPKGLLTEADFNNALSAFTIEDVPQEYYGSDYIEGGLGLWMLDISPEVPYQVYLLLQHLARQPEFQLK is encoded by the coding sequence ATGAACCTAGATAACAACGCCACAAACACCATGGAATTCTTTATTAATTGTAATACCTCCAGTTTAGCTACTTATACTGCACCTTTGGATAAGATGAAAGCTGCGCATTTGTACAGAAGACTGGGGTTTAGCGCTTCTTTTCAGACCATAGATCAGGCGGTAGGACAATCTGCAACAGCCTTAGTGGACAGTTTGATCAATGAGGCTGTAAACATGACACCTTTGACCGCACCAACTTGGGCAGATTGGAACAATAGTAACTATCCCGAGGATGACGATGCGCGTCGTGCCCTTCGAAATTCACAAATTGGAGAATGGAAATTGGCCTATGCCAATGGCCTAATCGACAACAACCTTAGAGACCGTCTCAGTTTTTTCTGGAGCAACCATTTTGTTACGGAATTGGATGTGTACGACTGTAATTCATTTTTGTATTATTATACCGACTGTCTACAGCGAAACGCTATTGGTAACTTTAAGACCTTTGTGCATGAAATTGGTCTTACCAATGCCATGTTGTTCTACTTGGATGGAGCTTATAATAATAGTAACCGACCCAATGAGAACTATGCCCGTGAACTCTATGAACTTTTTTCATTAGGGGAAGGCAATGGCTATTCGGAACAGGATATTATTGAAACCGCCAGAGCGTTGACCGGATATGTGGAAAGAGGTGAGATTGGGTGCACCCCAGTGACCTTCGACCCCACCAAACACGATACAGGGAGTAAGACCATTTTGGGGCAGACCGGAAACTGGGGATATGATGATGTGATCAATATTCTCTTCCAAGAAAGACCCAATGAAATAGCCCGTTATATTTGCACCAAACTATATGAGTTCTTTGTGCACCCAGATTCTAATGATGATGCGGGAAATGCGCAAACTATTATAGATGGCATGGCAACTACAATGGTCTCAAGTAACTTTGAGATTGCTCCAGTACTATCACAACTTTTCAAAAGCCAGCATTTTTTTGACGATGAAGCCATTGGGGTAATAATAAAAAGCCCTTATGATCTGTTCTTGAATTTGCTAAAAGAAACAGGTTTCTTCTATGATGATAGTGTCATGAGCCAAATTATTGAAACGACCAGAATGTTGAGTCAAGAGCTTTTTGACCCGGTGGATGTTGCCGGTTGGCAAAGGGACAGATCGTGGATCAATACTAATTTCATGATCGGGAGATGGCTCTCACTAGAATTTATGTTTGATGGCTTTTATGGTTACAATGCGGAACAGTTCCGTGCTTTTGCCGTGGCCGCTGTAGGCCCAGGTAATAGCGGCACCAGTAATCCCAGGATTGTGGTGGAGGCCATCGTGAACAAACTGACCCCAAAAGGTTTATTGACCGAGGCAGATTTCAACAATGCCCTTTCTGCATTTACAATAGAGGATGTTCCACAAGAATACTACGGTTCAGATTATATAGAAGGAGGTTTAGGTCTTTGGATGTTGGACATCAGCCCGGAGGTACCCTACCAAGTTTATCTTCTGTTACAACACCTAGCCAGACAACCAGAATTCCAATTAAAATAA
- a CDS encoding DUF1501 domain-containing protein, producing MCNNIHIPINHHNDKDGHDHEHKFWSRRSFMQALGIAGSGSMMLGSNFLTASAPSPLTAAINMAETDNILILIRLSGGNDGLSTVIPIEQYDAYANARPNIYIPESKILKLTDEFGVPSYMRSLQPMWADGQFKAVHGVGYEGQSLSHFTGSDIFANTDLTTTGFSGLNTGWMGRHFENIYPDYLVNPPESPAAIQIGQFGSLVFQGEETNYAFVTNNIDQLEQIAETGQQYSLDDTLFNDCMYGDQLKFLRGVANTTYEYSGKIHAAYERGQNQVEYQNNGFARQLALLARLIKGNLGTKVYMISMGGFDTHGNQPLAHERLMTNLSVAIDNFYDDLGFTQQDDKVLSMTFSEFGRRIFENGSNGTDHGKAAPTLFFGSGLNGSAFVGDHPTLDNPDGRGNLEYTMDFRDLYATVLAEWLCVPIPLVEQHLLNHPYAPVNLGFNCSGVEFPDVVYSDGEPTLPTPVGEDPTPELLNAIVHKPFYPTKEAPHIYLEMPFSAHVDIQLYNILGQNLGTVFNEMMFEGSTEINIRERMSLSLAAGKYIYRIQVQDQKMSKSVMVV from the coding sequence ATGTGCAATAATATACATATCCCTATAAATCACCATAACGATAAAGACGGTCACGACCATGAACACAAATTTTGGAGTAGACGTTCCTTTATGCAGGCCCTGGGAATTGCAGGATCGGGTTCTATGATGTTGGGAAGTAATTTTCTTACGGCCTCTGCCCCTTCGCCGTTGACGGCGGCCATAAATATGGCGGAAACGGACAATATTCTTATCCTTATTAGACTATCTGGTGGAAACGATGGACTAAGTACAGTCATCCCCATTGAACAATACGATGCCTATGCGAATGCAAGGCCGAATATCTACATTCCTGAAAGCAAGATTTTAAAGCTTACTGATGAATTTGGTGTGCCTTCCTATATGAGGTCCTTGCAGCCAATGTGGGCAGACGGACAGTTTAAGGCTGTTCACGGGGTAGGATATGAAGGACAGAGTCTCTCCCATTTTACAGGCTCCGATATCTTTGCCAATACCGATTTGACCACCACTGGTTTTAGTGGGCTGAATACGGGATGGATGGGTCGTCATTTTGAAAACATCTATCCAGATTATCTGGTCAACCCACCAGAATCCCCAGCGGCCATACAAATTGGTCAGTTTGGTAGTTTGGTATTCCAAGGGGAAGAGACCAACTACGCCTTTGTCACCAATAACATTGATCAATTGGAGCAAATTGCGGAAACAGGACAACAATACAGCCTGGATGATACCCTATTTAATGACTGTATGTATGGAGACCAACTGAAATTCCTTAGGGGAGTAGCAAATACCACCTATGAATATTCAGGTAAAATCCATGCAGCCTATGAAAGGGGACAAAATCAGGTAGAATACCAAAACAATGGCTTTGCCCGTCAATTGGCCCTTTTGGCCCGCTTGATAAAGGGAAATTTGGGCACCAAAGTATATATGATCTCCATGGGTGGATTTGATACCCACGGAAACCAGCCTTTGGCACATGAAAGGTTAATGACCAACCTATCCGTTGCGATTGATAATTTCTACGATGATTTGGGCTTCACCCAACAAGACGATAAAGTATTGAGTATGACCTTCTCAGAGTTCGGAAGAAGGATCTTTGAAAATGGTTCCAATGGAACCGATCATGGCAAGGCAGCTCCTACCCTATTTTTTGGGTCTGGACTAAATGGCAGTGCCTTTGTTGGTGACCACCCTACCCTGGACAATCCAGATGGGCGGGGGAATTTGGAATATACGATGGACTTTAGGGACCTATATGCCACTGTTTTGGCAGAATGGCTTTGTGTCCCCATTCCTTTGGTGGAACAGCACTTGTTGAACCACCCCTATGCCCCGGTAAACCTTGGTTTTAATTGTAGCGGAGTGGAATTCCCGGACGTCGTTTATAGTGATGGTGAACCAACACTACCAACACCCGTTGGAGAAGATCCAACCCCAGAATTGCTGAACGCTATTGTTCACAAACCTTTTTATCCTACCAAAGAGGCCCCACATATCTATTTGGAAATGCCTTTTAGTGCCCATGTGGACATCCAATTGTACAATATCCTTGGCCAGAACCTAGGTACTGTATTCAATGAAATGATGTTTGAAGGGTCTACCGAAATAAATATTAGAGAACGTATGTCCCTATCTTTGGCAGCTGGTAAATACATTTACAGAATACAAGTACAGGACCAAAAGATGAGTAAATCTGTCATGGTCGTATAA
- the metG gene encoding methionine--tRNA ligase — MSQNQESPSRYTITAALPYTNGPIHIGHLAGVYVPADIYSRYLRLTGKDIAFVCGSDEHGVAISMKAKKEGVTPQEIIDKYHGIIKQSFEDFGISFDNYSRTSAKVHHDTASEFFQTLYKKGDFIEEVTEQLYDAEAKQFLADRFVTGTCPKCGHEEAYGDQCENCGSTLNATDLINPKSTISGGVPTMKETKHWFLPLDRYEDFLKEWILEDHKGDWKPNVYGQCKSWIDDGLKPRAVTRDLDWGIPVPVEGGEGKVLYVWFDAPIGYISSTKEWAAREGKDWEPYWKAKDTKMVHFIGKDNIVFHCIIFPSMLKAHGDYILPENVPANEFLNLEGNKLSTSKNWAVWLHEYLVDFPDMQDVLRYTLTANAPETKDNDFTWKDLQAKNNNELVAIFGNFINRVVVLTNKYYEGVVPNPSTFTDVDKETLAELQKYPSILSSSIERYRFREASQELMNLARLGNKYLADEEPWKVIKQDEERVQTIMYVALQIASALAILSEPFLPFTAKKLKNMLAIDTDLEWKDVGTKEDLLPGGHQINKGELLFSKIEDETIQKQLDKLEATKKANEQMNKEATPQKDTITFDDFTKLDMRVGTIIEAEKMPKAKKLLVLKVDTGLDVRTIVSGIAESFTPEEIIGKKVTVLVNLAPRALRGVDSEGMILMTENTDGKLVFVNPDTDGVSNGETIN, encoded by the coding sequence ATGTCTCAGAATCAAGAAAGTCCATCTAGATATACCATTACCGCAGCCCTACCCTATACCAACGGCCCCATTCATATCGGCCATTTGGCTGGGGTTTATGTGCCTGCGGATATATATTCCCGCTACCTCCGTTTAACAGGAAAGGACATAGCCTTTGTTTGTGGAAGTGACGAGCATGGGGTGGCCATTTCCATGAAGGCGAAAAAAGAAGGGGTTACCCCTCAGGAAATTATTGATAAATATCACGGGATCATCAAACAATCTTTCGAAGATTTTGGGATCTCCTTTGATAATTACTCGAGGACATCTGCAAAAGTACATCACGATACCGCATCGGAATTCTTTCAGACTCTCTACAAAAAAGGGGATTTTATCGAAGAGGTTACCGAACAATTGTACGATGCCGAAGCCAAACAATTTTTGGCGGACCGCTTTGTAACCGGAACCTGTCCCAAATGTGGGCATGAAGAGGCCTATGGTGACCAATGTGAGAACTGTGGATCTACCTTGAATGCTACAGATCTTATCAATCCCAAATCCACGATATCTGGGGGAGTGCCCACCATGAAAGAAACCAAACACTGGTTTTTGCCTTTGGACAGGTATGAGGACTTCCTAAAGGAATGGATTTTGGAGGATCATAAAGGTGATTGGAAACCCAATGTTTATGGGCAATGTAAATCCTGGATCGACGATGGCTTGAAACCAAGAGCCGTAACCCGAGATCTGGATTGGGGGATTCCAGTTCCCGTGGAAGGTGGTGAAGGCAAGGTGCTTTATGTCTGGTTCGATGCCCCTATCGGCTATATTTCATCCACCAAGGAATGGGCCGCAAGGGAAGGAAAGGACTGGGAGCCATATTGGAAGGCAAAGGATACCAAAATGGTTCATTTTATAGGAAAGGACAATATAGTTTTCCATTGCATCATTTTCCCTTCCATGTTAAAGGCACACGGAGATTACATCCTGCCGGAAAATGTCCCTGCCAACGAGTTTTTGAATTTGGAGGGCAACAAGTTATCCACCTCTAAAAACTGGGCCGTCTGGTTACATGAGTATCTGGTAGATTTCCCAGATATGCAGGACGTATTGCGCTATACCCTTACCGCCAATGCACCAGAGACCAAGGACAACGATTTTACCTGGAAAGACCTTCAGGCCAAAAACAATAATGAACTGGTTGCCATATTTGGTAATTTCATCAACCGCGTTGTGGTTTTGACCAATAAATATTATGAAGGGGTGGTTCCCAATCCATCAACTTTTACAGATGTGGATAAGGAAACTTTGGCCGAACTGCAAAAATATCCATCCATCCTGTCGAGTTCCATTGAACGCTACCGTTTCCGTGAAGCCAGTCAGGAACTAATGAACCTGGCGCGTTTAGGGAATAAGTACCTGGCAGATGAAGAGCCTTGGAAAGTAATCAAACAAGATGAAGAAAGGGTTCAGACCATTATGTACGTTGCCCTTCAGATTGCATCTGCCTTGGCTATTCTAAGTGAACCGTTCTTGCCTTTTACGGCCAAAAAGCTAAAAAATATGTTGGCCATTGATACAGATTTGGAGTGGAAGGATGTAGGGACCAAAGAAGATCTTTTACCGGGCGGTCACCAAATCAACAAAGGGGAACTATTGTTCAGTAAAATAGAGGACGAAACCATACAAAAGCAATTGGACAAATTGGAAGCTACAAAAAAAGCGAACGAGCAGATGAACAAGGAAGCGACACCACAAAAAGACACGATCACCTTTGACGATTTTACAAAATTGGATATGCGTGTGGGCACCATCATAGAAGCAGAAAAAATGCCGAAGGCCAAGAAATTATTGGTATTGAAAGTGGATACCGGCTTGGACGTGCGTACCATTGTTTCAGGAATAGCCGAAAGCTTTACCCCTGAGGAGATCATAGGAAAAAAAGTAACCGTTTTGGTTAATTTGGCCCCAAGAGCCCTTAGAGGTGTGGATAGTGAGGGCATGATCCTGATGACCGAAAATACAGATGGAAAACTTGTTTTCGTTAACCCAGACACTGATGGTGTCAGTAATGGAGAGACTATCAATTAG
- a CDS encoding GIY-YIG nuclease family protein, which produces MKLYFVYILLCSDGLTYTGITNDLARRIMEHENGMNNFSFTFKRRPVRLIFQQEFNKVEQAIHFEKKIKKWSAKKKLALASGEFDLLQILAESRNATHSDYNPDEQNQGLNSALPDKTK; this is translated from the coding sequence ATGAAACTCTATTTTGTCTACATTTTGCTATGTTCAGATGGGTTAACCTATACCGGAATCACAAATGATTTGGCGAGAAGAATAATGGAACATGAAAATGGAATGAACAATTTCAGTTTTACTTTTAAACGAAGACCCGTTAGATTAATTTTTCAACAAGAATTCAATAAGGTTGAACAAGCCATTCATTTTGAGAAAAAAATAAAGAAATGGAGCGCAAAAAAGAAATTGGCATTGGCATCTGGAGAATTTGATTTGTTACAAATTTTAGCTGAATCCAGAAATGCTACCCATTCCGATTACAACCCAGATGAGCAAAATCAAGGTCTCAACTCCGCTCTACCTGACAAAACCAAATGA